A genomic segment from Deinococcus sp. YIM 77859 encodes:
- the rplI gene encoding 50S ribosomal protein L9: MQVILLEPGRLGKTGDVVNVKPGYARNWLIPQGIAAPATASNMKTLEAQIRARKKQQEREKAQAEDLASRLNGVAVELSVRAGEGKIYGAVTHADVADALDKLGFDVDRRRIVMPKTVKEIGEYDIAYRAHPEVTIPMKLVVHAQK, translated from the coding sequence ATGCAAGTGATTCTTCTTGAACCCGGTCGTCTGGGCAAGACGGGCGACGTGGTGAACGTCAAGCCCGGGTACGCCCGCAACTGGCTGATCCCGCAGGGCATCGCCGCTCCGGCGACCGCCAGCAACATGAAGACCCTCGAGGCCCAGATTCGCGCTCGCAAGAAGCAGCAGGAGCGTGAAAAGGCGCAAGCCGAGGACCTCGCCAGCCGCCTCAACGGGGTTGCTGTGGAGCTCAGCGTTCGCGCGGGCGAGGGCAAGATCTACGGCGCGGTCACCCACGCCGACGTGGCGGACGCCCTCGACAAGCTGGGCTTTGACGTGGACCGCCGCCGCATCGTGATGCCGAAGACCGTCAAGGAAATCGGCGAGTATGACATCGCCTACCGCGCGCACCCGGAAGTGACTATTCCGATGAAGCTCGTGGTACACGCGCAGAAGTAA
- a CDS encoding histidine phosphatase family protein, with translation MRPHPAALALLLTMPALAQSPAVPEGVTPTLLAQLRAGGLVLYFRHFETQGADAPQVTLRDCTTQRTLSEQGRENAREVGRLLRELRVPLGTVLSGEYCRNRDSAALLAGRVSPTPALNNPFFRSGTEADRQRVMARLRALLSTPPRAGTNTVIVTHEQNLRLLTGWMLAEGEAAVLKPAADGRFSVLARVTREGFRLGR, from the coding sequence ATGCGTCCCCATCCCGCCGCGCTGGCCCTGCTGCTGACCATGCCCGCCCTGGCCCAGTCGCCTGCCGTTCCGGAAGGCGTGACCCCGACGCTGCTCGCGCAGTTGCGCGCGGGCGGCTTGGTCCTGTACTTCCGGCACTTCGAGACCCAGGGCGCCGACGCGCCGCAGGTGACCCTGCGCGACTGCACCACCCAGCGGACCCTCAGCGAGCAGGGGCGGGAGAACGCGCGTGAGGTGGGGCGGCTCCTGCGGGAGCTGCGCGTGCCCCTCGGCACCGTGCTCAGCGGTGAGTACTGCCGCAACCGTGACAGCGCGGCCCTGCTCGCGGGGCGGGTCAGCCCTACTCCCGCTCTGAATAACCCCTTTTTCCGCAGCGGCACCGAGGCGGACCGTCAGCGGGTGATGGCCCGCCTTCGCGCTCTCCTGAGCACGCCGCCCCGCGCCGGCACGAACACCGTCATCGTGACGCACGAGCAGAACCTGCGCCTGCTGACGGGCTGGATGCTGGCCGAGGGCGAAGCCGCTGTCCTCAAGCCCGCTGCCGACGGCCGCTTCAGCGTGCTGGCCCGCGTGACGCGGGAAGGGTTCAGGCTAGGCCGCTGA